In Numenius arquata chromosome 3, bNumArq3.hap1.1, whole genome shotgun sequence, one genomic interval encodes:
- the KCNV1 gene encoding potassium voltage-gated channel subfamily V member 1, with product MTRHGGAPALPRSLEPGERAAAGGEGTTAAGAQPRAAGSRVWAAVGSYRMKSPPCCVSLSSQASLEEPGSSTSLGSLDSSVFSSEEEQGPLLQKVIPSLDCFTINVGGSRFVMSQQTLSCYPDTRLGKLAVVVSAARDVAPGLLELCDDANLVENEYFFDRSSQAFHYILNYYQTGRLHVMEQLCALSFLQEIQYWGLDELSIDSCCRDRYFRRKELSEALDIKKDAEELDAQDEEEDFSGSLCPSVRQKLWEVLEKPGSSAAARTFGTLSMAFVVVSIANMALISVELSWLAPPLLDALEYLCIAWFTVEFVLRFLCARDRCRFLRSVANIIDLLAILPFYITLLVESLCGGESSQELENVGRIVQVLRLLRALRMLKLGRHSTGLRSLGMTIAQCYEEVGLLLLFLSVGISIFSTVEYFVEQGVPGTTFTSVPGAWWWATTSMTTVGYGDIRPDTTIGKVVAFICILSGILVLALPIAIINDRFSACYFTLKIKEAALRQREALKKLTKNSSSDSNINVNLRDIYARSVMDMLRLKSRERASTRSSGADDFWF from the exons ATGACCCGCCATGGAGGCGCGCCGGCGTTGCCCAGAAGTTTGGAGCCGGGGGAGCGGGCAGCGGCTGGCGGCGAGGGGACGACGGCAGCCGGCGCCCAGCCGCGGGCGGCGGGCAG CAGAGTGTGGGCTGCTGTTGGCAGCTACAGGATGAAGTCGCCTCCCTGCTGCGTGTCTCTTTCTTCCCAAGCATCCCTGGAGGAACCAGGGAGTAGCAcatccctgggctccctggactccagtgttttctccagtgaggaagagcaggggcccctgctgcagaaggtcaTTCCCTCCTTGGACTGCTTTACTATCAATGTAGGAGGCAGTCGCTTTGTGATGTCCCAGCAAACTTTGTCTTGCTACCCTGACACCCGTCTTGGCAAACTGGCCGTAGTGGTCTCTGCTGCCCGGGATGTGGCCCCTGGCCTTCTTGAGCTTTGCGATGATGCCAACCTGGTGgagaatgaatatttttttgaCCGGAGCTCACAGGCATTTCACTACATCCTGAATTACTACCAAACAGGGAGGCTACATGTGATGGAGCAGCTTTGTGCACTCTCCTTCCTGCAGGAGATCCAGTACTGGGGTTTGGATGAGCTAAGCATCGATTCCTGCTGCAGAGACCG GTACTTCAGGAGGAAAGAGCTGAGTGAAGCCTTAGACATCAAGAAGGATGCAGAAGAACTGGATGCCCAAGATGAAGAAGAGGACTTTTCTGGAAGCCTCTGTCCTAGTGTCAGACAGAAACTGTGGGAAGTTTTGGAAAAGCctggctcctctgcagcagccagGACTTTTGGCACTCTGTCCATGGCTTTTGTTGTTGTGTCCATTGCCAATATGGCTTTGATTTCGGTAGAGCTAAGCTGGCTGGCACCACCGCTTCTGGATGCCCTAGAGTACCTGTGCATTGCATGGTTCACTGTGGAGTTTGTTCTGAGGTTCCTGTGTGCACGGGATCGGTGTCGCTTCCTAAGGAGTGTGGCAAACATCATAGACCTTCTTGCTATTTTACCTTTCTACATCACCTTGCTGGTAGAGAGCCTGTGTGGTGGGGAGAGCTCCCAAGAACTGGAGAATGTGGGGCGCATTGTCCAAGTGCTGAGACTGCTCAGAGCCCTGCGGATGCTGAAGCTGGGAAGACATTCAACAG GCTTACGGTCTCTTGGGATGACTATCGCACAGTGCTACGAGGAGGTTggccttttgctgctttttctctctgtaggaATCTCTATATTTTCCACCGTGGAGTACTTTGTGGAGCAAGGTGTGCCGGGCACAACTTTCACAAGCGTACCTGGTGCTTGGTGGTGGGCAACAACCTCCATGACAACTGTTGGTTATGGTGACATTAGACCAGACACTACCATTGGTAAGGTAGTGGCCTTTATTTGTATACTATCAGGAATCCTGGTTTTGGCTTTGCCAATAGCTATAATAAATGACCGTTTTTCAGCCTGTTACTTTACACTGAAGATAAAAGAAGCTGCCCTTCGGCAGCGTGAAGCTTTAAAGAAACTCACGAAGAACTCGTCCAGCGATTCGAACATCAATGTTAATTTGCGAGACATATATGCACGCAGTGTCATGGACATGTTACGgttaaaaagcagagagagagcaaGTACAAGGAGCAGTGGAGCAGATGACTTTTGGTTTTGA